From a single Candidatus Zixiibacteriota bacterium genomic region:
- a CDS encoding transketolase family protein, giving the protein MAEMKATRDGFGEALVELGRKNKKIVVLSGDLEDSTRAEYFKKEFPERFFNLGISEQDILGTSVGLSLDGLIPFACSF; this is encoded by the coding sequence ATGGCAGAAATGAAAGCAACAAGAGATGGATTTGGAGAAGCGCTGGTAGAGTTAGGAAGAAAAAACAAAAAAATAGTGGTGCTTTCAGGTGACTTAGAGGATTCCACACGAGCTGAATATTTCAAAAAAGAATTCCCGGAAAGGTTTTTTAATCTGGGGATCTCAGAGCAGGATATTTTAGGCACATCCGTAGGTTTAAGCTTAGACGGGCTTATCCCTTTTGCCTGTTCCTTT